In Neisseria animalis, a single window of DNA contains:
- the misR gene encoding two-component system response regulator MisR, whose protein sequence is MSRVLLVDDDALLTELLTEYLTAEGLNVHSVPDGEAGVQEILTGQYDVVVLDSMMPKMNGLDVLKNVRAQSTVPVIMLTAKGDDIDRIIGLEMGADDYVPKPCTPRELLARINAILRRAQNSAEQSNTPNSIAVSDVVLYPAKRQATIKDTPLELTSTEFNLLEVLMRHAGQVVSKETLSVEALDRKLAKFDRSIDVHISSIRHKLGDASLIQTVRGLGYLFVKN, encoded by the coding sequence ATGAGCCGCGTATTACTGGTAGATGATGATGCCTTGCTGACCGAACTGCTGACCGAATACCTGACCGCCGAAGGTCTGAACGTACACAGCGTACCCGACGGAGAAGCAGGCGTACAGGAAATCCTGACCGGACAATACGATGTTGTCGTACTCGATTCCATGATGCCGAAAATGAACGGTTTGGACGTACTCAAAAACGTACGCGCACAAAGCACCGTACCGGTCATCATGCTCACCGCTAAAGGCGATGACATCGACCGCATCATCGGCTTGGAAATGGGTGCGGACGACTATGTACCCAAACCCTGCACCCCCCGCGAGCTGCTGGCGCGTATCAACGCCATTCTCCGCCGCGCCCAAAACAGCGCCGAGCAAAGCAATACGCCCAACAGCATTGCCGTCAGCGATGTGGTACTTTACCCGGCCAAACGTCAGGCAACCATCAAAGACACTCCGCTGGAGCTGACCAGTACCGAATTTAACCTGCTGGAAGTGTTAATGCGCCATGCCGGACAAGTCGTCAGCAAAGAAACCCTGTCTGTCGAAGCACTCGACCGCAAGCTGGCGAAATTCGACCGCAGCATTGACGTACACATCTCCAGCATCCGCCACAAACTCGGCGATGCTTCGCTGATTCAAACCGTGCGTGGCTTGGGTTATCTGTTTGTTAAAAACTAA
- a CDS encoding HAMP domain-containing sensor histidine kinase, producing MKLFQRIFATFCAVIICAIFVASFSFWLVQNTLAENQFNQRRTIETTLMNSLVSAFKSRGDAGARELLGEWRHNPVSNAVFVILGDEKKDILGRNIDGRTIERAREFAANNPDSELVHIEYGRFGEEYLFFVRGWDTQEAKRLHSTLFIPGLPLAPIWHEFIILSFIILVGLLMAYILANNITKPVRILGRGMNKVANGELNTRISQQMDDRDDELSQLAGQFDKMAEKLEKLVAKERHLLHHVSHEMRSPLARMQAIIGLIQAQPQKQEQYINRLESELTRMDLLVGELLTLSRLETSNIPLEKEDMQLLPFLEHLVEDSQTVAQQNNQSIVLHSDSKVPAQATISANERYLYRAFDNIIRNAMNYSPEGSLIQIKIGQDSKNWIVDIADNGPGVDEMQLPHIFTAFYRADSSAGKQGTGLGLALAKHIIGQHEGKIMAENIKPNGLNIRFILPKKKPSEKAVKPAQANA from the coding sequence ATGAAACTGTTCCAACGAATCTTCGCCACATTTTGTGCAGTCATCATCTGCGCGATTTTTGTGGCGAGTTTTTCATTCTGGCTGGTGCAAAACACCCTTGCCGAAAACCAGTTCAACCAGCGACGGACCATTGAAACCACGCTGATGAACAGCCTTGTTTCCGCCTTTAAATCGCGCGGAGATGCCGGTGCGCGCGAATTATTGGGAGAATGGCGGCACAATCCCGTTTCCAACGCCGTATTCGTTATCCTCGGCGATGAGAAAAAAGACATCTTAGGCCGCAACATCGACGGCAGAACCATCGAACGCGCCCGCGAATTTGCCGCAAACAATCCCGATTCCGAACTGGTACACATCGAATACGGACGCTTCGGAGAAGAATACCTGTTTTTCGTGCGCGGTTGGGACACTCAGGAAGCCAAACGCCTCCACAGCACACTGTTTATCCCCGGCTTACCGCTTGCACCGATTTGGCATGAATTCATCATCTTATCGTTCATCATTTTGGTCGGACTGCTGATGGCGTACATTCTCGCCAACAACATCACCAAACCCGTCCGCATACTCGGCAGAGGCATGAACAAAGTCGCCAACGGCGAACTGAACACCCGCATCTCGCAACAAATGGACGACAGGGACGACGAACTTTCCCAACTTGCCGGACAATTCGACAAAATGGCGGAAAAACTCGAAAAACTTGTCGCCAAAGAACGCCACCTGCTGCACCACGTTTCCCACGAAATGCGCTCGCCGCTGGCGCGTATGCAGGCCATCATCGGCCTGATACAGGCGCAGCCTCAAAAACAAGAGCAATACATCAACCGCTTGGAAAGCGAATTGACCCGCATGGATTTGCTGGTCGGAGAGCTGCTGACCCTTTCCCGCTTGGAAACCTCCAATATTCCGCTGGAAAAAGAAGACATGCAGCTGCTGCCTTTCCTTGAACACTTGGTGGAAGACAGCCAAACCGTTGCCCAGCAAAACAATCAAAGCATCGTATTGCACAGCGATTCCAAAGTTCCCGCCCAAGCCACCATCTCGGCCAACGAACGCTATCTGTACCGTGCGTTTGACAACATTATCCGCAATGCCATGAATTACAGTCCGGAAGGGAGCCTGATACAGATTAAAATCGGGCAAGACAGCAAAAACTGGATTGTCGACATTGCCGACAACGGCCCGGGCGTGGACGAAATGCAGCTTCCGCACATCTTCACCGCCTTTTACCGCGCCGACTCCAGCGCCGGTAAGCAAGGTACCGGCTTGGGGCTGGCCTTGGCAAAACACATCATCGGGCAGCACGAAGGCAAAATCATGGCGGAAAACATCAAACCGAACGGCTTGAATATCCGCTTTATCCTACCGAAGAAAAAGCCGTCTGAAAAAGCAGTAAAACCCGCCCAGGCCAATGCCTGA
- a CDS encoding glycosyltransferase family 2 protein: MVPVYNTAEYLSECLQSIIMQNIHREIIAVDDGSTDSSGNILAEFAAKFDFIRIITQPNKGVSAARNAGLRAAKGRYVYFVDSDDYLLPNRHFRDYLAAMQQYRAVILKGCSKWEHLNDEFTLPSMPEIRETALAVYSHLQTEQHGIQAVSAAEYLPYLIQKGFSPDLWAHIFDTAYLRRHKLTFDESLSHAEDTLFVIQALTCEPITLIESSEILYYYRERPNSAVHQADTTAAFHSCLRAINALWQYLRQNRFDTQTHLHIVMVASRILEFAMGQFLNCKPSAKTALSKAITPDLFALYQMSAALEYRIHGHASADFHKIGEVFRQCLQSAGQPSKHMENSGLRL, from the coding sequence ATCGTTCCTGTCTACAACACCGCCGAATATTTATCCGAATGTTTGCAAAGCATCATCATGCAAAACATTCATCGGGAAATCATCGCCGTAGACGACGGCTCGACCGACAGCAGTGGGAACATCTTGGCGGAGTTTGCTGCAAAATTTGACTTTATCCGCATCATTACCCAGCCCAACAAAGGCGTATCGGCCGCGCGCAATGCCGGCCTGCGGGCAGCAAAAGGAAGGTATGTCTACTTTGTCGATTCAGACGATTACCTGCTGCCAAACCGCCATTTCCGCGACTACCTTGCCGCCATGCAGCAATATCGGGCGGTCATACTGAAAGGCTGCTCAAAATGGGAGCACTTAAACGACGAATTTACCCTCCCTTCCATGCCCGAAATCCGCGAAACCGCCCTTGCAGTGTACAGCCATTTGCAAACCGAACAGCATGGTATCCAAGCAGTTTCCGCGGCCGAATACCTTCCCTACTTGATACAGAAAGGTTTTTCGCCCGACTTGTGGGCGCATATTTTCGATACTGCCTACCTGCGGCGGCACAAGCTGACTTTTGATGAATCGCTCAGCCATGCCGAAGATACGCTGTTTGTCATTCAGGCATTAACCTGCGAACCGATTACCCTGATTGAGAGCAGCGAAATTTTGTATTACTACCGCGAGCGGCCGAACAGCGCCGTCCATCAAGCCGACACCACCGCTGCCTTCCACTCCTGCCTGCGCGCCATCAACGCCCTGTGGCAGTACCTGCGGCAAAACCGCTTCGATACGCAAACCCATCTGCATATCGTGATGGTTGCTTCCAGAATTTTAGAATTTGCTATGGGGCAATTCCTCAACTGCAAGCCGTCTGCAAAAACCGCCTTGAGCAAAGCCATCACGCCGGACTTATTCGCCCTGTACCAAATGTCTGCCGCATTGGAGTACCGCATACACGGACATGCTTCTGCCGATTTCCACAAAATTGGCGAAGTATTCCGCCAATGTCTGCAATCTGCCGGACAGCCGTCAAAGCATATGGAAAATTCAGGGCTTCGGCTATAA
- a CDS encoding bifunctional acetate--CoA ligase family protein/GNAT family N-acetyltransferase, which yields MPAQPMPGYFFSPQHIILVGASERAHSLGERILSALLGSAYQGKITPVNLRHPAVAGLQAYSALSKIREPADLVLAVTPPDSYDALFRACRKQQFHHVIVIQDWETHNEDAWRTAAAAIRRHNGDELNISVCNSAAIQLPANGLNTGILPDFPAGHTAILTGATSVSSEISQMLQRMRQGVSRHISLNYALSPTTSADWLNRFGHNRHTRVAVVHYNPLENPRKLFSAIRSFTRHTPLVLYSSHDADTEERAVLHALARHANFLPVFGSEELEAALHAALGNLKPVANLSILSDTPSGWLDAPARAFGINTIRPSEKTVPRHGYIGSHPTPTQFRSFSVKALQNNHTEALLTVIAPKSNEDELAATQILKRLAQQSDTPLLISSKNADGLLHFSRPMQALQAISLCNTAEHLRQIQQQIAPPKSGRLKTIHTQAVDKAIAAKDWGALADALGLPEYQAKPSHPAAQLVFKRHPHYGAVLTASTQGNTLALLPPFTTADQNRLAEFLDSGRLKNALNRLLHALNFLTKEERIFGEILIYLGSNGLSSDFKPSEKPKTRTAAKSLQNAAEFIRSRNAAAADFLLHTGEAAAGLLSKTEADEPPPPETVLAPYPSDYPQTLTLKNGQTATVRPFEPEDAEAKQTFVRSLSPEARYTRFMAHTNELPQPTLARFSKLDYSSEGAFIAENADDIIIGISRFSRLSRDECEFGITLSESARGSGLAQELMRQIILLAAKQGYRSMSAEILKTNTAMLKLAEKTGFTLIESDQDKELYQAKLNLSATPEAPKRKFRQ from the coding sequence ATGCCCGCCCAACCCATGCCCGGTTATTTCTTTTCCCCGCAGCACATCATACTTGTCGGCGCAAGCGAACGGGCGCACAGCTTGGGCGAGCGCATACTCAGCGCATTACTCGGTTCTGCCTATCAAGGCAAAATTACACCGGTCAACTTGCGCCACCCCGCCGTAGCCGGTCTGCAAGCCTATTCCGCATTAAGCAAAATCCGCGAACCTGCCGATCTGGTACTCGCCGTAACGCCGCCCGACAGCTACGATGCCCTGTTCCGCGCCTGCCGCAAGCAGCAGTTCCACCACGTTATCGTGATTCAAGACTGGGAAACGCACAATGAAGACGCATGGCGAACCGCTGCCGCAGCCATACGCCGGCACAACGGCGACGAACTCAACATCAGCGTTTGCAACAGCGCCGCCATCCAACTTCCTGCCAACGGCCTCAATACCGGCATACTGCCCGACTTTCCCGCCGGCCACACCGCCATACTGACCGGCGCAACCTCTGTCAGCAGCGAAATCAGCCAAATGCTCCAGCGTATGCGGCAAGGCGTATCCCGCCACATCAGCCTGAACTACGCCCTCAGCCCCACTACCTCCGCCGACTGGCTCAACCGCTTCGGCCACAACCGCCATACCCGTGTTGCCGTCGTCCACTACAACCCTCTGGAAAATCCGCGCAAACTGTTTTCCGCCATACGCTCGTTTACCCGTCATACCCCGCTGGTCTTATACAGCAGCCACGATGCAGATACCGAAGAACGCGCCGTACTGCACGCCCTTGCACGCCATGCAAACTTCCTGCCCGTATTCGGCAGCGAAGAGCTGGAGGCCGCCCTGCACGCCGCACTCGGCAATCTCAAGCCTGTCGCCAACCTCAGTATTCTGTCCGACACCCCAAGCGGCTGGCTGGACGCGCCCGCCCGCGCATTCGGCATCAACACCATCAGACCCAGCGAAAAAACCGTTCCCCGCCACGGCTATATCGGCAGCCACCCGACCCCGACGCAATTCCGCAGTTTCTCCGTCAAAGCGTTGCAAAACAACCACACCGAAGCCCTGCTTACCGTCATCGCCCCCAAATCAAACGAAGACGAGCTGGCCGCCACCCAAATCCTGAAACGCTTGGCACAACAATCCGACACCCCTTTGCTCATCAGCAGCAAAAATGCAGACGGCCTGTTACACTTTAGCCGCCCCATGCAGGCATTGCAGGCAATATCCCTATGCAACACCGCCGAACACCTCCGGCAGATACAGCAACAAATTGCACCGCCCAAATCAGGCCGTCTGAAAACCATACACACCCAAGCCGTCGACAAAGCCATTGCCGCCAAAGACTGGGGTGCGCTTGCCGACGCACTCGGCCTTCCCGAATACCAAGCCAAACCTTCCCACCCGGCTGCACAACTGGTTTTCAAACGGCACCCGCATTACGGCGCAGTACTGACCGCCTCCACCCAAGGCAACACACTTGCCCTCCTGCCGCCGTTTACCACAGCAGACCAAAACCGTTTGGCAGAATTTCTCGACTCGGGTCGCCTGAAAAACGCCCTCAACCGCCTGCTCCATGCCCTGAACTTTCTGACAAAAGAAGAGCGCATATTCGGAGAGATCCTCATTTATCTCGGCAGCAACGGCCTGAGCAGCGACTTCAAGCCGTCTGAAAAACCGAAAACGCGCACCGCCGCCAAATCCCTGCAAAACGCCGCAGAATTTATCCGCAGCCGCAACGCCGCAGCCGCCGACTTCCTGCTCCACACCGGAGAAGCCGCAGCGGGTCTGCTGAGCAAAACCGAAGCAGACGAACCGCCGCCGCCCGAAACCGTACTGGCTCCCTACCCCTCCGACTATCCGCAAACCCTTACCCTGAAAAACGGACAAACCGCAACCGTCCGCCCGTTTGAACCGGAAGACGCAGAAGCCAAACAAACATTTGTCCGCAGCCTTTCCCCCGAAGCACGTTATACCCGCTTCATGGCGCACACCAACGAACTGCCCCAACCCACACTCGCCCGTTTCAGCAAACTGGATTACAGCAGCGAAGGCGCATTTATCGCAGAAAATGCAGACGACATCATCATCGGCATCAGCCGCTTCAGCCGCCTCTCGCGCGACGAATGCGAATTCGGCATTACCCTGTCGGAAAGCGCACGGGGCAGCGGACTGGCTCAAGAACTGATGCGGCAGATTATCCTGCTGGCCGCCAAACAAGGCTACCGGAGCATGAGTGCCGAAATCCTGAAAACCAACACCGCCATGCTCAAGCTGGCGGAAAAAACCGGCTTTACCCTGATAGAATCCGACCAAGACAAAGAGCTTTATCAGGCCAAACTCAACCTTTCCGCCACACCCGAAGCCCCAAAACGCAAATTCAGGCAATAA
- the rpsP gene encoding 30S ribosomal protein S16 translates to MVVIRLARGGSKHRPFYNVVVTDSRNRRDGRFIERVGFYNPVANEKQERVRFNADRLNHWVAQGAQVSDAVAKLIKEQKIAA, encoded by the coding sequence ATGGTAGTTATCCGTTTGGCACGCGGTGGTTCTAAACACCGCCCCTTCTACAACGTAGTCGTTACTGATTCACGCAACCGCCGCGACGGCCGCTTCATCGAGCGTGTAGGCTTCTACAACCCTGTTGCCAATGAAAAACAAGAGCGCGTCCGCTTCAATGCCGACCGCCTGAACCACTGGGTTGCCCAAGGCGCACAAGTCAGCGATGCCGTTGCCAAATTGATTAAAGAGCAAAAAATCGCCGCTTAA
- the rimM gene encoding ribosome maturation factor RimM (Essential for efficient processing of 16S rRNA), protein MTDTQQRVAMGYIKGVFGIKGWVKIAASTEYSDSLLDYPEWLLSKDGKTLSVSVEAGKVVSGELQVKFKGIEDRDRAFSLRGYTIEIPREAFAPAEEDEYYWADLVGMQVANTDGIVLGEVKNLMETGAHDVLVIEGEYGQKLIPFVSQYIENVDNDNRTITADWGLDY, encoded by the coding sequence ATGACCGACACTCAACAACGGGTAGCCATGGGCTACATCAAAGGCGTTTTCGGCATTAAAGGCTGGGTAAAAATTGCAGCCTCAACCGAATACAGCGACAGCTTGCTGGACTACCCCGAGTGGCTGCTAAGCAAAGACGGAAAAACCCTGAGCGTATCAGTGGAAGCCGGCAAAGTCGTCAGCGGCGAACTGCAAGTCAAATTCAAAGGGATTGAAGACCGCGACCGTGCATTTTCCCTGCGCGGCTACACCATCGAAATCCCGCGCGAAGCATTTGCTCCTGCCGAGGAAGATGAATACTACTGGGCAGACTTGGTCGGCATGCAGGTTGCAAATACAGACGGCATCGTCCTCGGCGAAGTCAAAAACCTGATGGAAACCGGCGCGCACGACGTATTGGTTATTGAAGGCGAATACGGTCAAAAACTGATTCCCTTCGTTTCGCAATATATCGAAAACGTCGACAACGACAATCGAACCATTACCGCGGACTGGGGCTTGGATTACTGA
- the trmD gene encoding tRNA (guanosine(37)-N1)-methyltransferase TrmD, with amino-acid sequence MFIQSITLFPEMFDSITEYGVVGRARKQGLWQFQAINPRRFADNKLGYIDKPPFGGGPGMIMQAPPLQAAIDEAKQACQGKAKVIYLSPQGKPLTHQKAAELAAETDLILLCGRYEGIDERLLQSSVDEEISIGDFVVSGGELPAMMLMDAVLRLVPGVLGDMQSALEDSFSDGLLDCPHYTKPLEFQGMGVPEVLRSGNHALIAEWRLKQSLQRTLTRRPDLLAKRTLIPKESRLLQEILSEQDNLAEQREIQS; translated from the coding sequence ATGTTTATCCAAAGCATTACCCTGTTTCCGGAAATGTTCGACAGCATTACCGAATACGGCGTTGTCGGCCGTGCCCGCAAACAGGGATTATGGCAGTTTCAAGCCATCAACCCGCGTCGTTTTGCCGACAACAAACTCGGCTACATCGACAAACCGCCGTTCGGTGGCGGACCGGGCATGATTATGCAGGCTCCACCCCTTCAAGCTGCGATTGATGAAGCCAAGCAAGCCTGCCAAGGCAAAGCGAAAGTTATCTATCTCAGCCCCCAAGGCAAACCGCTTACCCATCAGAAAGCAGCAGAGCTGGCCGCCGAAACCGATTTGATTCTGCTGTGCGGTCGGTATGAGGGCATAGACGAACGCCTGCTGCAAAGCAGTGTGGACGAAGAAATCAGTATCGGCGATTTTGTCGTTTCCGGCGGCGAGCTGCCCGCCATGATGCTGATGGACGCAGTATTGCGGCTCGTACCCGGTGTATTGGGCGATATGCAGTCGGCACTGGAAGATTCTTTTTCAGACGGCCTTTTAGACTGCCCCCACTACACCAAACCTTTAGAGTTTCAAGGCATGGGCGTACCCGAAGTTTTACGTTCGGGCAATCATGCCTTAATTGCGGAGTGGCGCTTGAAACAATCGCTGCAACGCACCCTGACGCGCCGACCCGATTTATTGGCAAAGCGCACGTTAATCCCAAAGGAATCCCGCCTCTTACAGGAAATCCTGTCCGAACAGGACAACTTGGCAGAGCAACGGGAAATCCAATCATAA
- the rplS gene encoding 50S ribosomal protein L19: MNLIQQLEQEEIARLNKDIPEFAPGDTVVVSVRVVEGNRSRLQAYEGVVIARRNRGLNSNFIVRKISSGEGVERTFQLYSPNVEKIEVKRRGDVRRAKLYYLRGLTGKAARIKEKLPARKG, from the coding sequence ATGAATCTGATCCAACAATTAGAGCAAGAAGAAATTGCTCGCCTGAACAAAGACATTCCCGAATTTGCTCCGGGCGACACCGTAGTCGTATCCGTACGCGTAGTAGAGGGCAACCGCAGCCGTCTGCAAGCATACGAAGGCGTGGTAATTGCCCGCCGCAACCGTGGTCTGAACAGCAACTTCATCGTGCGTAAAATCTCCAGCGGCGAAGGCGTTGAGCGTACTTTCCAACTGTACTCTCCAAACGTAGAGAAAATCGAAGTGAAACGCCGTGGTGACGTACGTCGTGCCAAACTGTACTACCTGCGCGGCCTGACCGGTAAAGCAGCCCGTATTAAAGAAAAACTGCCTGCCCGTAAAGGTTAA
- the nrdR gene encoding transcriptional regulator NrdR, whose product MKCPFCQNSTTQVTDSRQLEDVNSIRRRRRCPSCGQRFSTFETVEMRMPQVVKSNGTRVPFNPHKLYTSLARALHKRPVSPDTIEETVALIELRLYQLGKKEVPSQLVGEMAMQELAKIDQVAYVRFASVYKSFNDVSEFTQAIATLPQAQSKSEKAV is encoded by the coding sequence ATGAAATGCCCTTTCTGCCAAAACAGCACCACCCAAGTGACAGACTCGCGCCAACTGGAAGATGTCAACAGCATCCGCCGCCGCCGCCGCTGCCCCTCGTGCGGACAGCGTTTCAGCACCTTTGAAACGGTAGAAATGCGTATGCCCCAAGTCGTCAAGAGCAACGGTACCCGCGTACCGTTCAATCCGCACAAGCTGTACACCAGCCTTGCCCGTGCGCTGCATAAACGTCCCGTTTCGCCCGACACCATCGAAGAAACCGTAGCATTAATTGAATTGCGCCTGTACCAGCTCGGCAAAAAAGAAGTGCCGTCGCAGTTGGTCGGCGAAATGGCAATGCAAGAGCTGGCGAAAATCGACCAAGTAGCCTATGTGCGCTTCGCTTCTGTTTACAAAAGTTTTAATGACGTTTCCGAATTTACCCAAGCCATCGCCACGCTGCCTCAAGCACAATCCAAATCCGAAAAGGCCGTCTGA
- the ribD gene encoding bifunctional diaminohydroxyphosphoribosylaminopyrimidine deaminase/5-amino-6-(5-phosphoribosylamino)uracil reductase RibD, translating to MFDDNDRLMMQNALSLAWQGRFSTSPNPRVGCVIAHGSQIVGQGFHVRAGEPHAEVHALRQAGAAAKDATAYVTLEPCSHYGRTPPCAEALVHSGISRVVAAMTDPNPLVAGKGLAMLHAAGIQIESGLLEQEARILNRGFLSRIERRRPFIRLKCAASLDGKTALADGSSQWITGQAARHDVQILRAESCAVLTGIGTVLADNPRLNVRAFPTLRQPARVILDSKLQTPPESHVVTDGSSPTIIATLVDDENRHRSYLAHSHVRIIRPSANRHGQIDLHDLLGKLAELGFGEVMVEAGAILTSAFIAEDLADEIILYQAPKILGNPGRGLLTLPENPSALTQSAPWHTAAVETVGNDVKWTLQRM from the coding sequence ATGTTTGACGATAACGACAGATTAATGATGCAAAACGCCCTGAGCCTCGCTTGGCAAGGGCGTTTTTCCACTTCTCCCAACCCCCGGGTCGGCTGCGTGATTGCACACGGCAGTCAGATTGTCGGTCAAGGTTTCCATGTCCGCGCCGGGGAGCCGCACGCCGAAGTCCACGCATTGCGGCAGGCAGGTGCAGCCGCAAAAGACGCAACCGCTTATGTAACGCTCGAACCGTGCAGCCACTACGGACGAACCCCGCCCTGTGCCGAAGCCTTGGTACATTCAGGCATCTCTCGTGTTGTGGCCGCCATGACCGATCCCAATCCCCTTGTTGCCGGAAAAGGTTTGGCCATGCTGCACGCAGCAGGTATCCAAATCGAGAGCGGCCTGCTGGAGCAGGAAGCACGGATACTCAACCGGGGATTCTTATCGCGCATCGAACGCAGACGGCCTTTTATCCGCCTCAAATGCGCCGCCAGTTTGGACGGCAAAACCGCGCTTGCAGACGGCAGCAGCCAATGGATTACCGGCCAAGCGGCGCGGCACGACGTACAAATCCTGCGTGCCGAAAGCTGCGCGGTGCTGACCGGTATCGGTACGGTATTGGCCGACAATCCGCGCTTGAACGTACGCGCATTCCCCACCTTGCGCCAGCCTGCCCGCGTGATTTTGGACAGCAAACTGCAAACACCGCCGGAGAGTCATGTCGTAACAGACGGCAGCAGCCCTACCATTATTGCTACCTTAGTGGACGATGAAAACCGCCACCGCAGTTATCTTGCCCATTCCCATGTCCGCATCATCAGGCCGTCTGCAAACCGGCACGGTCAAATCGATCTGCACGACTTGCTCGGCAAGCTGGCGGAGCTGGGTTTCGGCGAAGTCATGGTCGAGGCCGGTGCGATACTGACTTCGGCCTTCATTGCTGAAGATTTGGCCGATGAAATCATACTGTATCAAGCACCGAAAATCTTAGGCAATCCGGGGCGCGGCCTGCTTACTTTGCCGGAAAATCCCAGCGCGCTGACACAATCTGCACCTTGGCATACCGCTGCCGTAGAAACCGTGGGCAACGATGTCAAATGGACTTTGCAGCGTATGTAA
- a CDS encoding nucleotide sugar dehydrogenase, with amino-acid sequence MKHATLRKFTDQTATIGIVGLGYVGLPLMLRYTDVGFRVLGFDIDTEKVGKLNRGESYIEHISAAKIAAARQKLFEATTDFTRIAEADAVILCVPTPLNKYREPDMSFVIRTVEAIQPHLKAGQVISLESTTYPGTTEEELLPRVEADGLVVGKDVFLVYSPEREDPGNPNFETRTIPKVIGGHTPACLEVGIALYQPAIDRVVPVSSTKAAELTKLLENIHRAVNIGLVNEMKIVADKMGIDIHEVINAAATKPFGFVPYYPGPGLGGHCIPIDPFYLTWKAREYGVNTRFIELAGEVNSAMPDYVIGKVSLALNEHKRSLKGSKVLVLGIAYKKNVDDMRESPSVEVMERLAKLGADISYSDPHVPVFPNLPGHTHFKLQSEVLTAESIAAFDCIVLTTDHDKFDYPLILQHAALIIDTRGRFPATASNVVKA; translated from the coding sequence ATGAAACACGCAACCCTCCGCAAATTTACCGACCAAACCGCCACCATAGGCATTGTCGGCTTAGGCTATGTCGGGCTGCCGTTAATGTTGCGTTATACCGATGTCGGCTTCCGTGTTTTAGGATTCGACATCGATACGGAAAAAGTCGGCAAACTCAACCGCGGCGAAAGCTATATCGAGCATATTTCCGCTGCCAAAATCGCCGCCGCCCGACAAAAGCTGTTTGAAGCCACCACCGACTTTACCCGCATTGCCGAAGCCGATGCGGTGATTTTGTGCGTACCAACCCCGCTGAACAAATACCGCGAGCCGGACATGAGCTTCGTTATCCGAACCGTCGAAGCGATTCAGCCACACCTCAAAGCCGGCCAAGTCATCTCCTTAGAATCAACCACCTACCCCGGTACTACCGAAGAAGAGCTGCTGCCGCGCGTAGAAGCAGACGGCTTGGTTGTCGGCAAAGATGTTTTTCTGGTGTACTCGCCCGAACGCGAAGACCCGGGCAACCCGAATTTTGAAACCCGCACCATTCCCAAAGTCATCGGCGGCCATACGCCTGCCTGTCTGGAAGTCGGCATTGCGCTGTATCAGCCTGCCATCGACCGTGTCGTGCCCGTCAGCTCCACCAAAGCCGCCGAACTGACCAAACTGCTGGAAAATATCCACCGCGCCGTCAACATCGGCTTGGTCAACGAAATGAAAATCGTGGCGGATAAAATGGGCATCGACATTCACGAAGTCATCAATGCCGCCGCAACCAAACCGTTCGGCTTTGTCCCTTACTATCCCGGCCCCGGCTTGGGCGGACACTGCATTCCCATCGACCCGTTTTACCTGACATGGAAGGCACGGGAATACGGTGTCAACACCCGCTTCATCGAGCTGGCGGGCGAAGTGAACTCCGCCATGCCCGATTACGTTATCGGCAAAGTATCGCTGGCCTTAAACGAACACAAGCGGTCGTTAAAAGGTAGCAAAGTTTTGGTTTTGGGCATTGCCTACAAGAAAAACGTGGACGATATGCGCGAAAGCCCCTCGGTGGAAGTCATGGAGCGGCTGGCCAAACTGGGAGCGGATATTTCCTACTCCGACCCTCATGTGCCCGTATTCCCCAATCTGCCCGGCCATACGCATTTCAAGCTGCAAAGCGAAGTGTTGACCGCAGAAAGCATTGCGGCATTTGACTGCATCGTGCTGACCACCGACCACGACAAATTCGATTATCCGCTGATTCTGCAGCACGCCGCCCTCATCATCGACACGCGCGGACGCTTTCCTGCAACGGCTTCCAATGTAGTCAAAGCATAA